In Zobellia roscoffensis, the following are encoded in one genomic region:
- a CDS encoding hybrid sensor histidine kinase/response regulator transcription factor — protein MKFENFETPEGLSSSTCSEIFQDKEGFLWFGTIDGLNRYNGYEFEIFRSVLNDPTSISNNRVNTITEDKFGRIWVGTNNGLNVYDRQTNKFTLIDLYGPLSLSSSPRKIINDVVYDLTGNAIWVATQNGAIKINLAESDYLQNLKISYYLNDTSNNRSLDNNQVNNILTAANNELWITTDGQHLNRYDRSKDDFDRVLIQSERPYELNHIPKRVFIDDEGDFLIGNDLSNMIIWKRDKNEFSHFSLANSHIPVSNIYQDDTGILWLSTDGEGIFLYDKKTDQITRQIVNNLFDPFSLANDKPSIIYEDRSGILWIGSYDKGVSKLDPSKYSFGHYYYQPNNEKGLSEKIIQSVLEDAKGRIWLGAYNGGLDLFDEKNESYKHYSSVPGNEKSLSSNKILYTFESSDGKIWICTLDGGLNSFDPDTEIFERYENDVFNLKSIGQNSVWAGLEDFEKRIWIGLRTEGLNLLDPKTGVFTSYRNTTLKDIGLTSNIILYLYVDTKKRLLIGTTLGLNIVELDKLETFAPEEINFKRVNEEGIEGNRINYITQDYKDNIWLGTDSGIFVLNKELKPIKSYSSLDGLPNNLVVGLEEDDNHNFWITTKSGLSFLDPEKDEIRNFNAHDGLQGTEFQTKSIDKTKDGRIIAGGLNGFNIFHPEHIKFPAEVKLKPLITNFKLNNKAVVKGDSINGRVLIHNALDSLENLQLKYDENYISVEFVSLYFENPEQVQYAYKMHGLDDDFVNIGSNRVVNHSNLEPGDYIFEVKASVDGKWANAGSAKLNIEILPPFWKTWWMYLVYAIAGGLLLWAIMYYYTQKVREDQKHELDQMKLQFFVNVSHEFRTPLTLILNPVDKILSSINESSPMMSSAQTIQRSARRLLHLVNQLLDYRKMDVGMMPLHLEKGNIVKFSEDIFTLFKDLADQKELNYTFTSDSEVLFAHFDLDKVEKIITNLISNAIKFTPSEGTIVVSINEVTQKVKTYESVFFYKEKMGDYVEIVVKDSGRGLDKIQLKNIFSRFYNLDPSKTGTGIGLNFSKALAEMHGGDIGVESQSKKGSKFIVRLPLNLDKEATSTENIKNEFRINSMKAVEYEMLTTNELVTKKDFQEQVGDENRPKVLIVEDNKELRTHLVNDLREFYQVKQAANGEKGLKMAKKHLPDIIISDVMMPIMDGFELCKGIKSEFETCHIPVLLLTAKSLDDDRIEGYHSGADGYLSKPFVTRVLIARINNLLETKKRLRKRFSEIGGIFPASEVTTNTMDEVFLDKVTKTILDNVGDMDFKQEDLLKELGIGRSQLYRKINSLTGNNPSHFMRTVRLRKASELLKENQYSIKEISYMTGFNSTAYFSKTFRELFDVTPTEFTEQQETE, from the coding sequence TTGAAATTCGAAAATTTTGAGACACCGGAAGGCTTATCAAGCAGTACCTGCTCAGAAATATTTCAAGATAAAGAGGGTTTTTTATGGTTTGGAACCATAGACGGACTCAATAGGTATAACGGCTATGAATTTGAAATCTTCAGGTCGGTTTTAAATGATCCTACATCTATTAGTAACAATAGGGTCAACACCATTACCGAAGATAAATTTGGTAGAATATGGGTAGGGACGAATAACGGCTTAAACGTTTATGATAGGCAGACCAATAAATTTACGCTTATAGATCTTTACGGTCCTTTGTCATTATCCAGCAGTCCTAGAAAAATAATTAACGATGTGGTCTATGACCTAACGGGGAATGCAATATGGGTAGCAACACAAAACGGAGCTATAAAAATTAATTTAGCGGAATCCGATTATTTGCAGAACCTTAAAATTTCTTATTACCTAAATGACACTTCAAACAATCGTTCTTTAGACAATAATCAGGTAAACAACATTCTTACCGCTGCCAATAATGAATTATGGATTACTACCGATGGTCAACATCTCAACCGGTACGATCGTTCTAAAGACGATTTTGACAGGGTACTTATCCAAAGTGAAAGACCCTATGAACTTAACCATATTCCTAAGAGGGTATTTATAGATGACGAGGGCGATTTTTTGATAGGTAACGACCTGTCCAATATGATTATTTGGAAGAGAGATAAAAATGAATTCAGCCACTTTTCTTTGGCGAATTCCCATATTCCGGTCAGTAACATCTACCAAGATGATACGGGTATTTTATGGTTGTCTACGGATGGTGAAGGTATATTTTTATACGATAAGAAAACGGATCAAATAACAAGACAAATCGTTAATAACCTTTTTGATCCTTTTTCCTTGGCCAATGATAAACCCTCTATAATTTATGAGGACCGTAGCGGCATTTTATGGATTGGTAGTTATGATAAAGGGGTGAGTAAGTTAGATCCTTCTAAATATTCTTTTGGTCACTATTATTACCAGCCGAACAATGAAAAAGGACTTAGTGAGAAAATAATACAATCCGTGCTAGAAGATGCAAAAGGGCGAATTTGGTTGGGAGCGTATAATGGCGGATTAGATTTGTTTGATGAAAAAAATGAATCGTACAAGCACTACAGTAGTGTTCCTGGAAACGAAAAATCACTCTCGTCCAATAAAATTTTATATACGTTTGAGTCTTCTGATGGAAAAATATGGATTTGTACGTTAGACGGAGGGCTCAATAGTTTTGACCCTGATACGGAGATTTTTGAGCGATATGAGAATGATGTATTCAACCTAAAATCAATAGGACAAAATTCCGTTTGGGCCGGACTCGAAGATTTTGAAAAAAGAATATGGATAGGTCTACGTACCGAAGGCTTAAATCTTCTAGACCCTAAAACAGGAGTATTTACCAGTTACAGAAATACTACTTTAAAGGATATAGGTCTTACCAGCAATATTATTCTGTATTTATATGTAGACACTAAGAAGCGTTTGCTCATAGGAACTACACTGGGGCTCAATATAGTTGAGTTAGATAAGCTTGAAACGTTCGCTCCGGAAGAAATAAACTTTAAAAGAGTAAATGAAGAAGGAATAGAGGGAAATAGAATAAATTATATAACACAAGATTACAAAGATAATATTTGGTTGGGTACAGATTCTGGGATTTTTGTACTCAATAAAGAGTTAAAGCCAATAAAGTCATATTCCTCGTTAGATGGGCTGCCCAATAACCTGGTGGTGGGGCTTGAGGAGGATGACAATCATAATTTTTGGATTACCACAAAAAGTGGATTGTCCTTTCTTGATCCTGAAAAGGACGAGATTAGAAATTTTAATGCGCATGACGGACTACAAGGTACCGAGTTTCAGACCAAATCCATAGATAAGACCAAGGATGGTAGAATTATTGCAGGTGGGCTTAATGGGTTCAATATATTTCATCCGGAGCATATAAAATTCCCTGCAGAGGTAAAATTAAAACCACTCATCACCAATTTTAAACTAAATAATAAAGCCGTTGTAAAAGGCGATTCCATAAACGGGCGCGTCTTAATACATAATGCTTTAGATTCTTTGGAAAATCTGCAATTAAAGTATGATGAAAATTATATTTCGGTAGAATTTGTATCGCTTTATTTTGAAAACCCGGAGCAAGTACAATACGCATATAAAATGCACGGGTTGGATGATGATTTTGTAAATATTGGAAGCAACAGAGTTGTAAACCATTCCAATTTAGAGCCGGGAGACTACATATTTGAAGTAAAAGCATCCGTTGACGGTAAGTGGGCCAATGCCGGTTCTGCTAAGTTGAATATTGAGATTTTGCCTCCATTTTGGAAAACCTGGTGGATGTATCTTGTCTATGCCATTGCCGGTGGTTTATTGTTGTGGGCTATAATGTATTATTACACACAAAAAGTAAGAGAAGATCAGAAGCACGAGTTAGATCAGATGAAACTGCAATTTTTCGTGAATGTTTCACATGAGTTCAGAACCCCTTTAACCCTAATTTTGAATCCGGTAGATAAGATACTTTCCAGTATTAATGAGTCTAGTCCTATGATGAGCTCGGCACAGACTATTCAACGTAGTGCCAGACGATTATTACATTTGGTAAATCAATTGTTGGATTATAGAAAAATGGATGTCGGCATGATGCCTTTACATTTAGAAAAAGGCAATATTGTTAAGTTTTCTGAAGATATCTTTACGTTGTTTAAAGATTTAGCAGACCAAAAAGAATTGAATTATACGTTCACATCGGATTCAGAAGTACTATTTGCTCATTTTGATTTGGACAAAGTTGAAAAAATCATCACCAATCTTATATCCAATGCCATAAAATTTACGCCATCGGAAGGAACCATAGTGGTATCCATAAATGAGGTTACCCAAAAAGTAAAAACATATGAATCTGTTTTCTTCTATAAGGAGAAAATGGGTGATTATGTAGAAATTGTAGTTAAGGATAGCGGTAGAGGGCTAGATAAGATACAGTTGAAGAATATTTTTTCTAGATTCTATAACCTAGATCCGTCAAAAACGGGAACCGGTATCGGGTTGAACTTTAGTAAGGCTTTAGCTGAAATGCACGGTGGCGATATTGGGGTGGAAAGTCAATCTAAAAAAGGCAGTAAGTTTATAGTAAGGTTGCCATTAAACTTAGATAAAGAGGCTACCAGCACAGAGAATATAAAGAATGAATTCCGTATTAACTCTATGAAAGCCGTTGAATATGAAATGCTTACTACTAATGAATTAGTAACAAAGAAGGATTTTCAAGAGCAGGTCGGAGACGAGAATCGTCCAAAAGTGCTTATAGTAGAAGATAATAAGGAGTTGCGTACGCATTTAGTAAACGACTTAAGGGAATTCTATCAAGTTAAACAGGCTGCCAACGGGGAGAAAGGGTTGAAGATGGCTAAAAAACATCTGCCGGATATTATTATTAGTGATGTAATGATGCCCATAATGGATGGTTTTGAACTTTGTAAAGGCATAAAGAGTGAATTTGAAACCTGTCATATTCCAGTATTACTCTTAACGGCAAAAAGTCTGGATGATGATAGAATAGAAGGGTATCATAGTGGAGCAGATGGGTATTTGTCAAAACCTTTTGTTACTCGGGTTTTGATCGCTAGAATCAATAATTTGTTGGAAACAAAGAAAAGACTACGAAAACGATTTTCAGAGATAGGAGGTATCTTTCCTGCAAGTGAAGTTACTACCAATACTATGGATGAAGTGTTTTTGGATAAGGTAACAAAAACTATTCTGGACAATGTGGGTGATATGGACTTTAAGCAAGAAGACCTTCTTAAAGAATTAGGCATTGGAAGGTCTCAGCTATACCGAAAAATTAACTCATTAACGGGCAATAATCCCAGTCATTTTATGCGTACCGTACGATTGCGTAAGGCTTCTGAACTTTTAAAGGAGAATCAATATTCTATAAAGGAGATTTCGTATATGACCGGTTTCAATTCTACCGCATACTTCAGTAAAACATTCCGGGAGCTTTTTGATGTAACACCAACAGAATTTACGGAGCAACAAGAAACCGAATAG
- a CDS encoding RagB/SusD family nutrient uptake outer membrane protein — MKNLLYIILPCAMVLFTSCEDEFIDLTPPASITDDVYYSEAEHFLTGSNRFYPYLLTWRDDQGIFSDHGSDLVGYFEDGGMQDYGRGQTLPPVDDEYYTDTYEYIRDMNLLLERAESYEGGESIAEYVAATKFHRAWQYFFLVQRYGGVTLVTEPLGIDSEELDAPRNSRYEVVTQIISDLDDAIAGLPNELIIGSEDKGKISKEAAMAFKAEVLLHEATWMKYVGTTTDGDGTSSGAGSAGFDNANITPYLQEVVTLTQSVMNSGAFELWDYNSSLDNLSSNFLFNLEDSGSNPAGLDKSTNKEFILYGKYDFTYRQAGDLVSHVYEGRLKPSRKMMDLFLATDGLPITDSPLFEGYANTPDEFQNRDYRMRAYFTYHRNLGEIPQNGDVLLSGTNNYGYFNSKFMSWNWGTENAYRVTKTEAYDMPFIRLAEVYLMYAEALYELNGTLTDAEMDESINLVKARAGLPPISNAFLSANGMDIETEIRRERAIELYAESASRYTDLKRWGIAEEELGEAIYGAVIEGTVYEGNDDLYSPSSYNFAPETTTTGVGERLCIVIQPESTRNFDRDNYLFPLPTTQTSLNSSLLQNPGY; from the coding sequence ATGAAAAATTTACTATATATAATTTTACCATGCGCAATGGTACTCTTCACCTCTTGTGAGGACGAATTTATAGACTTAACACCACCAGCTTCTATAACAGATGATGTTTACTATTCCGAGGCCGAGCATTTTTTAACCGGATCCAATAGATTTTATCCATACTTGTTAACATGGAGGGATGACCAAGGCATATTCTCAGATCACGGTTCGGACTTAGTCGGTTATTTTGAAGATGGTGGTATGCAGGATTATGGAAGAGGCCAAACTCTACCTCCTGTAGATGATGAATATTATACAGATACCTATGAATACATTAGGGATATGAACCTTCTATTGGAACGAGCTGAAAGTTATGAGGGAGGGGAAAGTATTGCCGAATATGTTGCAGCCACCAAATTTCATAGAGCTTGGCAGTACTTCTTTTTGGTACAACGCTATGGTGGTGTAACTCTTGTGACCGAACCTTTAGGTATTGATTCTGAAGAATTAGATGCCCCTCGTAACAGTAGATACGAAGTTGTTACTCAAATTATAAGTGATTTAGACGATGCTATTGCCGGATTGCCAAATGAGTTAATTATTGGCTCTGAAGACAAAGGAAAAATTAGTAAAGAGGCCGCTATGGCTTTTAAGGCGGAAGTATTATTACATGAAGCCACTTGGATGAAATATGTGGGAACTACCACTGATGGTGATGGCACCAGTAGCGGAGCAGGAAGTGCTGGTTTTGATAACGCCAATATTACCCCTTATTTGCAGGAGGTTGTTACACTTACCCAATCGGTAATGAATTCAGGAGCTTTTGAATTATGGGATTACAACTCCAGTTTAGATAATTTGAGTTCGAATTTCCTATTTAACTTAGAAGATTCTGGTTCTAACCCGGCCGGATTGGACAAGTCTACAAATAAAGAGTTTATTCTCTATGGTAAATATGATTTCACATATAGGCAAGCAGGTGACCTTGTAAGTCACGTTTATGAAGGTAGATTAAAGCCTAGTAGAAAAATGATGGATTTATTCTTAGCTACGGACGGATTACCTATAACCGATTCTCCATTGTTTGAAGGCTATGCAAATACGCCCGATGAATTTCAAAACAGAGATTATAGAATGAGGGCCTATTTCACCTACCACAGAAACCTTGGTGAAATTCCACAAAACGGAGACGTACTTTTAAGTGGAACAAACAACTACGGTTACTTCAATTCTAAATTCATGAGTTGGAATTGGGGCACTGAAAATGCTTATAGAGTAACAAAAACCGAAGCCTATGACATGCCATTTATACGTTTAGCAGAAGTATATTTAATGTATGCCGAAGCCTTATATGAGTTAAATGGCACTCTTACCGATGCTGAAATGGACGAGTCTATAAATTTGGTAAAAGCCAGAGCGGGCTTACCACCTATCAGCAATGCCTTTTTATCTGCTAATGGTATGGATATTGAAACTGAAATCAGAAGAGAGCGAGCTATTGAACTATATGCGGAAAGTGCTTCTAGATATACAGACCTAAAAAGATGGGGAATTGCAGAAGAAGAATTAGGTGAGGCTATATATGGAGCTGTAATTGAAGGAACAGTATATGAAGGTAATGATGACCTCTACTCTCCAAGCTCTTATAATTTTGCACCTGAAACCACAACCACAGGAGTTGGAGAAAGGTTATGTATTGTAATACAGCCGGAGTCAACACGTAATTTTGATAGAGATAATTACTTGTTTCCTTTGCCAACTACGCAAACAAGTTTGAACTCTAGTTTATTACAAAATCCTGGGTACTAG
- a CDS encoding MBL fold metallo-hydrolase gives MLKTLKKIVRYTIISIVSIIVFLIIGITIFVNTSPQMGQRPLGDDLDRIQNSKNYNEDVFVNQTETSPGNPWEAMQEMPDMLFDDTKNPHKPLPVAFLKESLQATDSLTHITWFGHSAFLLELQGKRILIDPMLGDIASPLPFGTKRFAYQKPIPLDQLKNIDVVIVSHDHYDHLDYPTIKKIKDDVKHFIVPLGVGSHLKSWDISAKKITELDWWQDTSLDGIQYTAAPSRHFSGRGLTDRNATQWASWIIKSNTDNIYFSGDGGYGPHFKEIGKKLGPFDFAMMECGQYNEAWSNIHMMPEETVQAGLDVNAKIAMPIHWGAFRLAPHGWTDPVVRFTKTAIEKQLPFLLPEIGERFQLGEDYPKKEWWLEL, from the coding sequence ATGCTAAAAACTCTAAAAAAAATCGTCAGGTACACAATCATTTCAATTGTTTCGATCATAGTGTTCTTGATTATTGGCATCACTATTTTTGTGAATACAAGTCCACAAATGGGTCAACGCCCATTAGGAGATGATTTGGACCGTATACAAAACTCTAAGAACTATAATGAAGATGTATTTGTTAATCAAACAGAAACAAGTCCTGGCAATCCTTGGGAAGCAATGCAGGAAATGCCAGATATGTTATTTGATGATACTAAGAACCCACATAAGCCATTGCCTGTTGCCTTCCTAAAAGAATCTCTACAAGCTACGGACAGTCTAACGCACATTACATGGTTCGGACATTCGGCTTTTCTCTTAGAATTACAGGGCAAACGAATTCTTATTGACCCTATGTTAGGTGATATCGCCTCTCCCCTTCCTTTTGGCACCAAACGTTTCGCCTATCAAAAACCGATTCCTCTTGATCAATTAAAAAATATTGATGTAGTTATTGTATCACACGACCATTATGATCATTTAGATTATCCGACCATTAAAAAAATAAAAGACGATGTAAAACATTTTATCGTTCCATTGGGGGTTGGCTCACACCTTAAATCATGGGATATTTCGGCTAAAAAAATCACCGAATTAGATTGGTGGCAAGACACAAGTTTAGACGGTATTCAATATACCGCAGCACCTTCTCGCCATTTTTCAGGACGTGGACTTACTGACCGCAATGCCACCCAATGGGCCAGTTGGATCATAAAATCAAATACTGACAATATCTACTTTAGTGGCGACGGTGGTTATGGGCCTCATTTTAAGGAAATAGGTAAAAAGCTAGGTCCTTTTGATTTTGCTATGATGGAATGCGGGCAATATAATGAAGCTTGGAGCAATATTCATATGATGCCTGAAGAAACTGTACAAGCCGGGTTGGATGTAAACGCCAAAATTGCCATGCCCATCCATTGGGGTGCGTTTAGATTAGCTCCGCATGGATGGACAGACCCCGTAGTCCGTTTTACAAAAACAGCCATTGAAAAACAATTACCCTTTCTCCTACCTGAAATTGGAGAGCGTTTTCAACTAGGTGAAGACTACCCTAAAAAGGAATGGTGGCTAGAGCTTTAA
- a CDS encoding SusC/RagA family TonB-linked outer membrane protein produces the protein MTTEKNYRSNLKYVAGLLGILTFLISGTCTKLYAATGSNSIPDITDVQDTTISGTVIGAEDGLPIPGANVIVKGTNTGTTADFDGNYSINVPSTDSILVFSSIGFASQEITVGNNSTINVSLVTDVAALDEVVVVGYGTAKKETLTGSVEQVKAEAFEDIATGSPALALQGRTPGLVVTRGSSRPGNEDINFLIRGSSSVNGIDPLIVIDGVPSINSTSFNEMNPNDIESISVLKGGSASVYGSRAAGGVILVTTKKGRGDVKVELSTITRLGTIGIRPPTPTMTEYGNIYLAAVDSDAAAGKSPNYFFWNNRETLGRIAAGEEGYYDLPINGRVWLAEGNRFDDLFGNSYSNQHNISVSGGTEISNFRISAGYDENVGGLKVADDSSDRFNFNLNYNVDVTDRLKLNTNISYFHRHVSGPTGGLARDAAAYDAPLFPAYNDQGQYYSVFGGVDIAGQRNAVAQVIDGGRQNFIDEQMKIFAQATYKITDHLNVTGSYAFNRQQSEDQEYALSVPLYSWQGDFATNITAPSNTYIEEETSNITYKNYKSTLNYNNSFGDHNVTGLLAIEAERNENNGLRAKRAGFVDYGVYDLNLGATDQNIETEGGGNTWGSFGYIGRLTYDYKQKYLLEVQGRRDGSSRFADGYKWSNYFSASGGWVISSENFLKDSNTINFLKLRGGYGELGSTSGFDNFGYLSTVNFGNTVFGQTNAGQQVTSRASSLFSDTTTWERIITKEVGLDFRLFNNHVFGSFDYYQKDNEDMLISLVYPDILGTTAPLTNSGSLETKGWEAQLGWNGNVGDLEISVSANMSDSKNEITSYEGADSFVPGLNLIDSSDNNDDLVVEGRPINSFYLYETDGFFANQAEVDQYYATYSGGILADQGSAAELVPGDTRIVDTNEDGVIDTDDVTFQGDSSPHYVYGFNLNLKYKNWDFSSFFQGALQQYIVRTGYFSAPFQAVWQNQSASWLGKTWTQENPNSEFPRLSTQRGAAGWNYVNNDFMRQNNKYVRLKSLIVGYNFKDLKIANRPIDNLRIYFSGNDLFEFTKVKDGYDPESIAGANNNTYPFMRTWALGVKVSL, from the coding sequence ATGACCACTGAAAAAAACTATCGATCCAACTTGAAGTATGTGGCCGGTCTTTTAGGAATCTTAACATTTCTTATTAGCGGCACATGTACTAAACTATATGCCGCTACAGGCAGTAATAGTATTCCGGACATTACAGATGTTCAAGACACGACCATTAGCGGTACTGTAATAGGTGCAGAAGACGGCTTACCAATCCCTGGGGCCAACGTAATCGTAAAAGGAACCAACACCGGTACCACGGCTGATTTTGACGGGAATTACTCTATCAACGTTCCTTCTACCGATAGTATACTCGTATTCTCTTCCATTGGGTTTGCTTCTCAAGAAATTACCGTTGGTAACAATTCCACAATCAATGTTTCACTAGTTACTGATGTTGCTGCTCTAGATGAAGTAGTCGTTGTTGGTTATGGTACTGCTAAGAAAGAAACTTTAACCGGCTCCGTTGAACAGGTAAAAGCAGAAGCTTTTGAAGATATAGCAACCGGTAGTCCTGCATTGGCTCTCCAAGGTAGAACACCTGGATTAGTCGTAACTAGAGGGTCGTCTAGACCTGGAAACGAAGATATAAACTTCTTGATTAGGGGTTCTTCTTCTGTTAATGGAATAGACCCATTAATTGTTATTGATGGTGTACCCTCCATCAATTCAACCTCGTTTAACGAAATGAACCCGAACGACATAGAAAGTATAAGTGTTCTAAAAGGTGGATCAGCTTCTGTCTATGGTTCTCGTGCCGCAGGAGGTGTAATCTTAGTTACTACCAAAAAAGGTAGAGGGGACGTTAAAGTAGAATTAAGTACGATTACCCGTCTTGGTACAATTGGAATTCGGCCACCAACACCAACTATGACAGAATATGGCAATATTTATTTAGCTGCTGTTGATTCTGATGCAGCTGCTGGTAAAAGTCCAAACTATTTCTTTTGGAACAATCGTGAAACTTTAGGAAGAATAGCTGCAGGAGAAGAAGGATATTATGATTTACCTATTAACGGAAGAGTTTGGTTAGCCGAAGGAAACAGATTTGATGACCTCTTTGGAAACTCATATTCTAACCAACATAATATTAGCGTATCCGGAGGTACTGAGATAAGCAACTTCCGTATTTCCGCTGGTTATGACGAAAACGTTGGTGGATTAAAAGTTGCCGATGATTCTTCAGACAGATTTAATTTTAATCTGAACTATAATGTTGACGTTACCGACAGGTTAAAGTTGAACACCAATATAAGCTATTTTCACAGACATGTTTCAGGGCCTACAGGAGGTTTAGCAAGAGATGCAGCTGCATACGATGCTCCTTTATTTCCTGCTTATAATGATCAAGGTCAATATTATTCTGTCTTTGGAGGTGTAGATATAGCAGGACAGAGAAATGCCGTAGCACAGGTTATAGACGGTGGACGCCAAAATTTTATAGATGAACAAATGAAAATTTTTGCGCAAGCCACGTATAAAATAACAGATCATTTAAATGTGACTGGTTCTTACGCATTTAACAGGCAGCAAAGTGAAGATCAAGAATACGCATTATCAGTTCCTTTGTATAGTTGGCAAGGCGATTTTGCTACTAATATAACGGCCCCTAGTAATACATACATCGAAGAAGAAACAAGCAACATAACTTATAAAAACTACAAATCCACTTTAAACTATAATAATAGCTTTGGAGACCATAATGTAACCGGCTTACTGGCAATAGAAGCTGAAAGAAATGAAAATAACGGACTTAGAGCTAAAAGAGCAGGGTTTGTAGATTATGGTGTTTATGATTTAAACCTTGGTGCAACAGATCAAAATATTGAAACAGAAGGTGGCGGAAACACATGGGGGTCTTTCGGTTACATTGGTCGTTTAACTTATGATTACAAGCAAAAATATTTGTTGGAAGTACAAGGTAGAAGAGATGGATCTTCAAGATTCGCAGATGGCTATAAATGGTCTAACTACTTTAGTGCATCTGGTGGTTGGGTGATAAGTTCAGAAAACTTTTTAAAGGATAGCAACACCATTAACTTCTTAAAACTACGTGGAGGTTATGGTGAATTAGGTAGTACTTCCGGGTTCGATAATTTTGGTTATCTATCAACTGTCAATTTTGGCAATACGGTTTTCGGCCAAACCAATGCAGGTCAACAGGTAACTTCTAGAGCTAGTAGTTTGTTTAGTGATACTACCACATGGGAACGAATTATTACAAAAGAAGTTGGTCTAGATTTTAGATTATTCAACAACCACGTTTTCGGTTCTTTTGATTATTACCAAAAAGACAATGAAGATATGCTTATTAGCCTTGTATACCCTGATATTCTTGGTACTACCGCTCCACTTACAAATTCTGGTTCTTTAGAGACAAAAGGATGGGAAGCCCAATTGGGATGGAACGGTAATGTGGGTGATTTAGAAATTAGCGTAAGTGCGAATATGAGCGACTCTAAAAACGAAATTACATCATATGAAGGTGCAGACTCTTTTGTTCCGGGATTGAATTTAATTGATTCAAGCGATAATAACGATGATTTAGTTGTTGAAGGTAGACCAATTAACTCTTTTTACTTATATGAGACTGATGGCTTTTTTGCAAATCAGGCAGAAGTTGATCAGTACTACGCAACTTATTCCGGAGGAATATTGGCCGATCAGGGATCAGCTGCAGAATTAGTTCCTGGTGACACCAGAATTGTAGACACCAATGAAGATGGGGTTATTGATACGGATGATGTTACCTTCCAAGGTGATTCTTCACCTCATTATGTATACGGTTTCAATTTAAATTTGAAATATAAAAACTGGGATTTTAGTTCATTTTTTCAAGGTGCACTACAACAATATATTGTTAGAACCGGATATTTTTCTGCTCCTTTTCAAGCAGTTTGGCAAAACCAATCTGCATCGTGGTTAGGAAAAACATGGACCCAAGAAAACCCTAATTCTGAATTTCCTAGACTATCTACACAACGTGGTGCCGCAGGGTGGAATTATGTAAACAATGATTTCATGAGACAGAACAATAAATATGTTAGGTTAAAATCTTTGATTGTAGGGTACAATTTTAAAGACCTTAAAATAGCCAACAGACCTATTGATAACTTGCGTATCTACTTCTCTGGCAATGATTTATTTGAATTCACCAAAGTAAAAGACGGGTATGACCCAGAATCTATAGCTGGGGCAAATAATAATACCTATCCATTTATGCGTACATGGGCGTTAGGCGTAAAAGTATCCTTGTAA